The proteins below come from a single Cylindrospermopsis raciborskii Cr2010 genomic window:
- the cofG gene encoding 7,8-didemethyl-8-hydroxy-5-deazariboflavin synthase subunit CofG, giving the protein MLPLPNQIVTYSPAYTLVPTYECFNKCTYCNFRSDIGSHPWMTLEQAEKILFSLKGQGICEILILSGEVHPLSSRRQEWLDLIYDLCVLALSMGFLPHTNAGILSFSEMQRLKNVNASMGLMLEQLTPKLLHTVHRHAPSKIPELRLQHLQWAGELQIPFTTGLLLGIGENEDDRRQTLMAITDLHLKYQNIQEVILQPHSPGSEQTFDEVAFDPYQLPRVIAQAREILPSDITIQIPPNLVPEENWLLACLDAGARDLGGIGPRDEVNPDYPHREVNRLREVLLSGGWTLLPRLPVYKRTHSVLGAMVFS; this is encoded by the coding sequence ATGTTACCACTCCCCAACCAGATAGTCACTTATAGCCCCGCATACACTCTTGTTCCCACCTATGAGTGTTTTAATAAGTGCACCTATTGTAACTTTCGCTCTGATATAGGTTCCCATCCTTGGATGACCTTAGAGCAAGCAGAGAAAATTTTATTCTCCCTGAAAGGTCAAGGTATTTGTGAAATCCTAATTCTCAGTGGTGAAGTTCACCCTTTATCATCTAGACGTCAGGAATGGTTGGATCTGATTTATGACCTATGTGTCCTAGCTCTTTCTATGGGGTTTCTACCCCATACTAATGCTGGAATTCTCAGTTTTTCAGAAATGCAAAGGCTTAAAAATGTCAATGCTTCTATGGGGTTAATGTTGGAGCAGTTAACCCCTAAATTATTACATACTGTTCACCGCCATGCACCTAGTAAAATTCCAGAGTTACGTTTACAACATTTACAATGGGCCGGAGAGTTACAAATTCCCTTTACTACTGGTTTGTTATTAGGAATAGGTGAAAATGAAGATGATAGACGACAAACCCTCATGGCTATTACTGATTTACATTTAAAGTATCAAAACATACAAGAAGTTATTTTACAACCCCATAGTCCGGGATCTGAACAAACCTTTGATGAAGTTGCTTTTGATCCTTATCAGCTACCCCGGGTCATAGCTCAAGCGCGGGAGATTTTACCATCGGATATCACCATTCAAATTCCCCCCAATTTAGTCCCCGAGGAAAACTGGTTATTGGCTTGTTTGGATGCGGGAGCTAGGGATTTGGGAGGAATTGGTCCCAGGGATGAAGTTAATCCTGATTATCCCCATCGGGAAGTAAATAGACTTAGGGAAGTTTTACTATCTGGTGGGTGGACCCTACTACCACGCTTACCTGTTTATAAAAGAACTCATTCTGTTTTGGGTGCAATGGTTTTTTCTTAA
- a CDS encoding metal-binding protein, protein MPSGQTHDRITIWSIPLVASVTLVATGSGNMTLVVLGGFMFGGLMFGPDLDIYSRQFQRWGWFRWIWLPYQQSLRHRSFLSHGPIIGTTLRVVYLMVFIAATTGLILLILASFSNLSVNWGDIWARVRQNMSTYAREFFAWFVGCELGAMSHYLSDWTSSTYKRFQKQGVHALLPSSKIRKRKIHSRRSRSSKPKADKKQ, encoded by the coding sequence ATGCCTTCTGGACAAACACATGACCGCATTACTATCTGGTCTATTCCCCTAGTTGCCAGTGTAACTTTAGTTGCTACTGGTAGCGGTAATATGACTTTGGTGGTGCTGGGGGGGTTTATGTTTGGCGGTTTGATGTTTGGCCCTGACTTGGATATTTATTCTCGTCAGTTCCAGCGCTGGGGTTGGTTCCGTTGGATTTGGTTACCCTATCAACAAAGTTTGCGTCACCGCTCTTTTTTGTCCCACGGCCCAATTATTGGTACTACTCTTCGGGTAGTTTATTTAATGGTATTTATAGCTGCTACTACTGGGTTAATTTTATTAATACTCGCCAGTTTTTCTAACTTATCTGTGAACTGGGGTGACATTTGGGCAAGGGTGAGACAAAATATGTCTACATACGCCAGAGAGTTTTTTGCCTGGTTTGTAGGTTGTGAACTTGGTGCTATGAGTCATTACCTCAGTGATTGGACAAGTTCTACCTACAAACGTTTTCAAAAACAAGGTGTTCATGCTTTACTACCCAGTAGCAAAATTAGAAAACGTAAGATTCACAGTCGTCGTTCTCGTAGTTCTAAACCTAAAGCTGATAAAAAACAGTAA